In Phacochoerus africanus isolate WHEZ1 chromosome 16, ROS_Pafr_v1, whole genome shotgun sequence, one genomic interval encodes:
- the GCK gene encoding hexokinase-4: MLDDRARMESAKKEKAEQILAEFQLQEEDLKKVMRRMQKEMDRGLRLETHEEASVKMLPTYVRSTPEGSEVGDFLSLDLGGTNFRVMLVKVGEGEEGQWSVKTKHQMYSIPEDAMTGTAEMLFDYISECISDFLDKHQMKHKKLPLGFTFSFPVRHEDIDKGILLNWTKGFKASGAEGNNIVGLLRDAIKRRGDFEMDVVAMVNDTVATMISCYYEDRRCEVGMIVGTGCNACYMEEMQNVELVEGDEGRMCVNTEWGAFGDSGELDEFLLEYDRVVDENSLNPGQQLYEKLIGGKYMGELVRLVLLKLVDENLLFHGEASEQLRTRGAFETRFVSQVESDSGDRKQIYNILSTLGLRPSATDCDIVRRACESVSTRAAHMCAAGLAGVINRMRESRSEDVMRITVGVDGSVYKLHPSFKERFHASVRRLTPSCEITFIESEEGSGRGAALISAVASKKACMLGQ, from the exons GCGGAGCAGATCCTGGCGGAGTTCCAGCTGCAGGAGGAGGACCTGAAAAAGGTGATGAGGCGGATGCAGAAGGAGATGGACCGAGGCCTGAGGCTGGAGACCCACGAAGAGGCCAGTGTGAAGATGCTGCCCACCTACGTACGCTCCACCCCAGAAGGCTCAG AGGTTGGGGACTTCCTCTCCCTGGACCTGGGCGGCACCAACTTCAGGGTGATGCTGGTGAAGGTGGGGGAAGGCGAGGAGGGGCAGTGGAGCGTGAAGACCAAGCACCAGATGTACTCCATCCCCGAGGATGCCATGACCGGCACTGCTGAGATG CTCTTTGACTACATCTCCGAGTGCATCTCCGACTTCCTGGACAAGCATCAGATGAAGCACAAAAAGCTGCCCTTGGGCTTCACCTTCTCCTTTCCCGTGAGGCACGAAGACATCGACAag ggcatcCTTCTCAACTGGACCAAGGGCTTCAAGGCCTCGGGAGCAGAAGGGAACAACATCGTGGGGCTCCTGCGAGATGCCATCAAACGGAGAGGG GACTTTGAGATGGACGTGGTGGCAATGGTGAATGACACCGTGGCCACGATGATCTCCTGCTACTATGAAGACCGCCGATGTGAGGTTGGCATGATTGTGG GCACGGGCTGCAACGCCTGCTACATGGAGGAGATGCAGAACGTGGAGCTGGTGGAAGGGGACGAGGGCCGCATGTGTGTCAACACCGAGTGGGGCGCCTTTGGGGACTCGGGAGAGCTGGACGAGTTCCTGCTGGAGTATGACCGCGTGGTGGACGAGAACTCCCTGAACCCCGGCCAGCAGCT GTACGAGAAGCTCATCGGTGGCAAGTACATGGGCGAGCTGGTGCGACTCGTGCTGCTGAAGCTCGTGGACGAGAACCTGCTTTTCCACGGGGAGGCCTCGGAGCAGCTGCGCACGCGCGGCGCCTTCGAGACGCGCTTCGTGTCGCAGGTGGAGAG cGACTCGGGCGACCGCAAGCAGATCTACAACATCCTGAGCACGCTGGGGCTGAGGCCCTCGGCCACCGACTGCGACATCGTGCGCCGCGCCTGCGAGAGCGTGTCCACGCGTGCCGCGCACATGTGCGCCGCGGGGCTGGCAGGCGTCATCAACCGCATGCGCGAGAGCCGCAGCGAGGACGTGATGCGCATCACCGTGGGCGTGGACGGCTCCGTGTACAAGCTGCACCCCAG CTTCAAGGAGCGGTTCCACGCCAGCGTGCGCAGGCTGACGCCCAGCTGCGAAATCACCTTCATCGAGTCGGAGGAGGGCAGCGGCCGGGGCGCGGCCTTGATCTCCGCGGTGGCGTCTAAGAAGGCCTGCATGCTGGGCCAGTGA